Genomic window (Gemmatimonadales bacterium):
CGTCCGCCATCCGTACGCCTGGAAGCGCTGCTCGACGCTCTCGGTGAAGGTGATGCTGGTATGCCCGTCGATGGTGATCTGATTGTCGTCGTAGATCACTGTCAACTTCCCGAGCTGCAGATGGCCCGCCAGCGACGCCGCCTCGCTCGCGACCCCCTCCATCATGTCGCCGTCGGACGCGAAGACCCAGGTGCGGTGGTCGACGAGGTCGGTGCCGAACTGCGAGGCGAGGAGCCGCTCGGCGATCGCCATTCCCACGGCGTTTCCCATCCCCTGACCGAGGGGGCCGGTCGTCGTTTCGACGCCGACGGTGTGGCCGTGTTCCGGATGACCCGGAGTCTTCGACCCCCACTGCCGGAAGTTCTTGATGTCGTCGAGCGAGAGGTCGTACCCCGAGAGGTGCAGCAGCGAGTACAGGAGCAGCGACGCATGGCCGCACGACAGCACGAACCGGTCGCGGTCGGGCCAGTCGGGGTGATGCGGGGCGTGCTTGAGATGGCGGCGCCAGAGCAGGTATCCCACCGGGGCCAGCGCCATCGGCGTGCCGGGGTGGCCGGAGTCGGCGGCCTGCACCGCGTCCATCGCCAACACCCTGATCGAGTTGATGACCTGCCAGGCTGCGGCGTCGTTGATCGGCGGCTTGCTGGAAATGGCAGCGGTGGTTGGCACTGGTTCCGCCTGCGTGTGGAGTCCGAACGTTGGGTGCAGCAAGATAATGGGCGCCAGCCGAACTATCTTGCGAGCCGATGCAATACCAGATGAAGCAGAAGCTCTTCTCCTGGGGCGACGACTTCACCATCCGAGACAGTGCCGGAAACGACGCCTTCTTCGTCGACGGCAAGGTCTTCTCCCTCGGGCATCAACTCTCGTTTCAGGACATGTCGAAACGCGAGCTCGCCTTCATCAAGCAGAAGCTCCTCGCCTGGGGTCCCACCTACGAACTCTATCGTGACGGGGCACTCGCCGCCGTGGTGAAGAAGCAACTCTTCACGCTGTTCCGTTGCACCTTCAGCGTCGATGTCCCCGGTCCCGATGATCTCTCCGCCCTGGGCAACTTCACCGACCACGAGTACGTGATCTCGCGCGGCGGCAACGCCGTCGCCACGGTGTCGAAACAATGGTTCGCACTGACCGACACGTACGGCGTCGATGTCGCCGATGGGGAAGACGCCGTGCTGCTCCTCGCCAGTACCGTGGTGATCGACATGGCATGTCACCCGGACGACAACCGGCGATGAGGCGACGGATCCCGCACCATGTCGTCTGAACGGCGCAATTTTGACGCGGAAGGGTTCAACAGCGCCGCGTGGCCTGATCCCGCGGCCCCCGGCGGAATCACCGAGACGGCGCGGTTCTTCTCCAGGAGCCACGCCCCGGTCCCCCATGTCGATCCGGACCGATGGCATCTCGAGATCGGCGGCCTCGTCCAGCGGCCACAGCAGCTCCGCCTCGCCGATCTCGCCGCGATGCGCCGCCGCGAAGTCACGGCAACGCTGGTCTGCGCCGGATTGCGCCGGTCGGAGCTCCTCCGCGTGGCGCCCCTTCCCGGTGAACTTCCGTGGGGTCCCGAACCAGCGAGTACCGGCCGGTGGAGCGGGGTCCCGCTCGCCGACATCCTCGGAATCGTCGGCATCGACCCCGATGCACGGTATGTCGAATTCACCGGGCTCGATCAGATCGATCGCGATGGGCGCCAATTCGGCTTTGGCGGCTCGATCGACATCGAGAAGGCGCGCACCGCCGACGTGATTCTCGCGACGCATCTCAATGACGAGCCGCTGGCAGCGCGTCACGGAGCGCCGGTACGCGCCGTCGTTCCCGGGTGGATCGGGGCGCGCAGCGTGAAATGGCTCGGCGCGATCACCCTCCGCCGTGATCCGTCGGACAACTACTTCCAGACCCGCGCCTACCGGATGCAGCGCGAGATCGACCCGTCGAAACCGCGCGATGTTTCCGCCGGGACGGCGCTGGTAGAGGTATCGCTCAACGCGGTGATCGTCGACCCTCGCGACGGCGCC
Coding sequences:
- a CDS encoding LURP-one-related family protein; its protein translation is MQYQMKQKLFSWGDDFTIRDSAGNDAFFVDGKVFSLGHQLSFQDMSKRELAFIKQKLLAWGPTYELYRDGALAAVVKKQLFTLFRCTFSVDVPGPDDLSALGNFTDHEYVISRGGNAVATVSKQWFALTDTYGVDVADGEDAVLLLASTVVIDMACHPDDNRR
- a CDS encoding sulfite oxidase, with the protein product MSSERRNFDAEGFNSAAWPDPAAPGGITETARFFSRSHAPVPHVDPDRWHLEIGGLVQRPQQLRLADLAAMRRREVTATLVCAGLRRSELLRVAPLPGELPWGPEPASTGRWSGVPLADILGIVGIDPDARYVEFTGLDQIDRDGRQFGFGGSIDIEKARTADVILATHLNDEPLAARHGAPVRAVVPGWIGARSVKWLGAITLRRDPSDNYFQTRAYRMQREIDPSKPRDVSAGTALVEVSLNAVIVDPRDGARCRPGPITIRGWAIGSGGTPLRSVEVSADDGIHWTAARISPTGRWAWSLWEANLSFQTGTHVIAVKATDADGRTQPASLDEVWNVKGYCNNAWHRIAIEVD